A stretch of the Elephas maximus indicus isolate mEleMax1 chromosome 3, mEleMax1 primary haplotype, whole genome shotgun sequence genome encodes the following:
- the BARHL2 gene encoding barH-like 2 homeobox protein, translating into MTTMEGASGSSFGIDTILSSASSGSPGMMNGDFRPLGEARTADFRSQATPSPCSEIDTVGTAPSSPISVTMEPPEPHLIADGSQHHHHLHPSQQPPPPAGAPTQPSPPQQPPPQPPPPAQQLGSAASAPRTSTSSFLIKDILGDSKPLAACAPYSTSVSSPHHTPKQETNAAHESFRPKLEQEDSKTKLDKQREESQSDIKCHGTKEEGDREITSSRESPPVRAKKPRKARTAFSDHQLNQLERSFERQKYLSVQDRMDLAAALNLTDTQVKTWYQNRRTKWKRQTAVGLELLAEAGNYSALQRMFPSPYFYHPSLLGSMDSTTAAAAAAAMYSSMYRTPPAPHPQLQRPLVPRVLIHGLGPGGQPALNPLSNPIPGTPHPR; encoded by the exons ATGACAACAATGGAAGGGGCCAGCGGGTCGAGTTTTGGAATAGACACGATTTTGTCCAGTGCCAGTTCAGGCAGCCCCGGCATGATGAATGGAGATTTCCGCCCTCTCGGCGAGGCCAGGACTGCGGATTTTAGGAGTCAGGCCACCCCATCCCCTTGTTCGGAGATCGATACTGTAGGAACGGCGCCTTCTTCTCCCATCTCGGTCACCATGGAGCCCCCGGAGCCGCATCTGATAGCAGACGGgtcccaacaccaccaccacctccaccccagCCAACAGCCGCCGCCGCCAGCCGGGGCCCCGACGCAGCCTTCACCCCCACAGCAGCCGCCACCGCAGCCGCCGCCGCCTGCCCAGCAACTGGGCTCGGCCGCCTCAGCCCCCAGGACTTCcacctcttcttttttaattaaggACATCTTGGGCGACAGTAAACCTCTGGCGGCGTGTGCACCTTACAGCACCAGCGTCTCCTCTCCGCACCACACCCCGAAGCAGGAGACCAATGCAGCGCACGAGAGCTTCAGGCCAAAGCTGGAGCAGGAGGACAGCAAAACCAAACTCGACAAGCAGCGGGAAGAGTCCCAGAGTGACATCAAATGCCACG GAACAAAGGAGGAAGGAGATCGGGAGATTACAAGTAGCCGAGAGAGTCCCCCTGTGAGAGCCAAGAAGCCTCGAAAAGCCAGAACGGCTTTCTCTGACCACCAGCTCAATCAACTGGAACGTAGCTTTGAGCGGCAGAAATACCTGAGCGTCCAGGACCGCATGGACCTGGCTGCTGCACTCAACCTCACTGATACCCAGGTTAAGACCTGGTACCAGAACCGCAG GACCAAGTGGAAGCGGCAGACTGCGGTAGGCCTGGAGCTGCTGGCCGAAGCGGGGAACTACTCGGCGCTGCAGAGGATGTTTCCATCGCCTTATTTCTACCACCCGAGCCTGCTGGGCAGCATGGACAGCACCACGGCGGCTGCGGCGGCCGCCGCCATGTACAGCAGCATGTACCGGACTCCCCCGGCACCCCATCCCCAGCTGCAGCGGCCCCTCGTGCCCCGTGTGCTCATCCACGGCCTGGGGCCCGGGGGTCAGCCAGCCCTCAATCCCTTGTCCAACCCTATCCCGGGCACTCCGCATCCCCGGTGA